The Symbiobacterium terraclitae genomic sequence GTACCGCGGCCGCTGGGCGGGGAACCAGCCGGCGAACCAGGCGTGCGTGGCCGGGCGGCCGTTCATCACCGTGTCGGCGGAGCCCGATTTCCCGGCCGCCCCGACCCCTTCCAGCCAGGCCGCCTGGCCGGTGCCCTCGCCGCCCGGCACGGTCGCGGCCAGCAGCGCCGCCTGCAGTTCGGCGGCCGTCGCCCGGCTCACCACCCGACGTGCCGGCTCGAGCCTGGGCCGTGCGACCACCGCGCCGTCGGTCCGCTTGACCGCCGTCACCAGGCGGGCCGGGTGGAGCGTCCCGCCGTTGGCGAGGGCCGTGTACGCCCGCGCCACCTGGAGCGGGCTCGCCTTCAGCCCGCCCTGGCCGAAGCTGAGCTGGGCGACGTCGCCGCCGTAGTGCGGCTCGGGCAGCGGCGCCACCGGCTCGTGGCCGGGGGGAAGGGCGCCGGTGGCTTCCCCCAGCCCGAACAGACGGGCCGCCTCCAGCACGGCGTCGCCGCCCATCCGCTCGTAGCCGATCTGGATGAACGCGGTGTTGCACGACCGGGCGATGGCCTCCCTGAGCGTCACGGGCCCCTGCGGAGTCCCGTCGACGTCCCGGAAGGTCCGGTCGCCCAGCCGGTAGGTACCGCTGCACACGAACTGCTCATCCGGCGCGATCAGGCCGGCCTCCAGGGCCGCGGCGGCAACCAGGGGCTTGAACACCGACCCGGTCTCGTAGGGCGTCAGGGCCCGGTTGCGCAGTTCGTTCTCGCCGGCCCAGACGGCCTGGTCGTAGTTGGGGCGCGAGGCGATGGCCAGCGGTTCGCCCGTGGCCGCGTCCATCACCACGACGCCCGCGCGCAGCGGGCCCCCTGTGGGATGGCCCGTCCGGTCCATCTCCTCCTCCACCACCCGCTGGATGCGGGCGTCGATGCTGGTGTGGAGGTCGTAGGGCTCCTTGTTCACGGGATCCAGCGGCAGGACGACCTGGAGGGCGCCCCCGGGCAGCGGCCCGCCCCGCCCGTCGTAGCGGGCCGTCAGGTGGGGGACGTTCTCGCCCCTGAGTTCGGCATCGTAGGCGAACTCCAGCCCGGTCTGCCCGCCCAGGGCGTTGGCGTACCCCACCAGGTGGCGGGCCAGCGAGTCCGGCCCGTAGCGGCGTCCGGTGGGGCCGACGGCCAGGCCGGGCAGCCCCAGCTCCGCCACCCGTTCGGCCGCCTCGGGGGAGAGCCCCTCGATCACCCAGCCCGCCTCATGGTGCCGCCGCACGTACTCCAGGACCCGGGCCGCCGCCTCCTCGCCCAGGGCGTCCGCCAGGGACTCCGCCACGGCCGCCGTGTCGCCGAAGAGGCGGGGAAAGGCCGCCAGTCCCAGGACCGACTGGGGATCGGTAAGGGCGACGCCGTTCCGGTCGTAGATGGCGCCGCGCCGCATCTGAAGGGGCAGGCGCTCGGTCCGCTGGCTGATGGCCTGCCGGGCCAGGGCCGGCCCCTGCATGACCTGCAGGTAGAACACCCGCGCCGCCAGCGCTGTCAGGCAGAGCGCGGCCGCGACGCTGAGCCAGAGCACGCGCCGGGCCATTCGGATGCGCATAGGGAAACACCTCGGTGGGAAATTATTCCCCGAGGTGTCACTCGTCATGCGTTATGTTGCTCCGAGGAGGCGGGGGCCCGGTCAGGGCTGCCGTGCCGCCAGGTTCGCCTCGGCCCGGTCGACGTTCTCCAGGTGCTCCTCGTAGGTGGCTGCGAAGTAGTGCTCGCCCGACCCGTCGTTCTTGGCGACGAAGTAGTAGTAGTCGTGGGTCTCAGGGTAGAGCACCGCCCGGATGGCGCTCTCGCCCGGCGATGCGATGGGCCCGGGAGGCAGCCCGGGATACTTGTAAGTGTTGTAGGGGGAATCGACCTCCAGGTGCTCGTAGAGCAGGCGCTCCGTGCGGGGCAGCCCCAGCGCGTAGTAGACGGTGGGGTCGGCCTGCAGCGGCATCCCGACGGCCAGCCGGTTCAGGTAGACGCCGGAGATCGCCGGCTGCTCCGCCGGCACCCGGGCCTCGGTCTCGACGATGGAGGCCAGGGTGACCACCTCGTGCACCGTGAGCCCCATCTCGTCGGCCCGGGCAAGGAGTTCGTCGGTCCAGACGGCCGCGAACCGGTCCAGCAGCATCGCCACGACCTCCTCGGCGGTGGTCGCGCTGTGGTACTCGTACGTGGCCGGGAACAGGTAGCCCTCCATCGGCTGCGCGACGTCCAGGTCGGGGGGCAGGTAGGGGTTCAGAGGCACGGCGGCGGCCACGGCGTTCAGGAAGTCCTCCCGCGGCACCACGTCCGCCTCGTCCAGGAGGTCGGCCATCATGGCCACCGTCAGCCCTTCGGGCAGCGTGAAGCGCCGCACCACCACGTCGCCCGAGACGAGCTTGGCCAGGATCTCGTCGGCGGACATGGCGGCCGAGAGTTCGTAGCGGCCCGAGACGATCTGGGCATCCAGTTCCCGGTAGCGGACGTAGAGACGGAACACGTTGGGGTCCCGGATGATGCCGCGTTCGGCCAGGATGTCGGCCACGTCGGCGGTGGTGGCCCCGGCGGGGATCTCGATCTCCACCGGCGCGGCAGAGGGGTCAGCGGGCTCCAGGCGCCCGAGGAACCACAGGAAGCCCGCGTACGCGGCGCCGGCCAGCAGGGCGAGCAGGACCACCAGGGCCAGGACCAGCCGGGCTGCCTTTGCTGCGATGGACAAGTGCGCTCATCCTTCCGGCGTTAAGTGCGTGCCCTGCCCTATTCGACAAAACGACGAGCCCTCCTGTCTGGAGGGCTCGGTGCGGCCTACTTCTCGGACTCCTCCTCGAACTCCTCGTCGTCGAGCATCTCCTCCCAGGCGTCGGCTACCCGCTCGAACTCCTCCTCGGACTCGATCTCGACCAGAACCTCCTCACCGTTCTCCTCGTCGATCCGCATGATGACGGCCTCTTCGTCTTCCTCGCCATCGTGGATGGGGAGCAGGACGGCGTAGTCCTTCTCGTCGACGGTGATGACCTGGACGATGGTGAACTCGTGCTCGTTGCCTTCCTCGTCCGTCAGCACGATAACGTCATCATCGTGCTCATGCTCGTGGTCATGCTCGTGGTCATGGCTCATGGCAATCACTCCGATCCACAAGATAGTCCCATTCTAATGCAGCCCAGTTGCCATGTCAAACCAAAGAGCCCGGCGAGGGTCGCGACCGTGCATCCAGGTAACCCTGCAGGATCACGGCCGCGGCCATCTTGTCGATCACCTTGCGTCGCCTGGCCCGGCTGACATCTGCCTCCAGCAGCACCCGCTGCGCGGCCATGGTGGACAGCCGCTCGTCGTAAGCCTCCACCGGAAGGCCGCTGTGGGCGGCCAACTGCTCGATGAAGGCCCGGGTCAGTTCGGCGCGGGGGCCATAGGTGCCGTTCATGTTGCGGGGCATCCCCACCACCCAGCGCGTCACGCCGTACTGGCGGGCGATCTCGGCAAGGCGGGCCAGATCCTCCTCCAGCGACCGGCGGCGGATCACTTCCAGACCCTGGGCCGTCCAGCCCAGTTCGTCGGAAAGTGCCACGCCGATGGTCTTATCTCCCACATCGAGCCCGCCTATGCGCACCATCATCCACCTCGATTCTCAACCGGCCGCCGGGGGGCGAGGATCTGCGCCAGCGCCACGCCGCTGAGGAAGCCGTTGATGTGGGCCCAGAACGCGACGTTCTGGACCAGGTCGTGCAGCCAGATGGGGGCGAGGCCGCTGGCCAGCTGCACCAGGAACCAGAGTCCCAGGAAGATCCAGGCCGGCACCCGCACGGCCGGGACCAGGTATCCGACGGGCACCAGCGTCAGGATCCGTGCCCGGGGGTAGCTGAAGATGTACCCGCCCAGCACGCCGGCCACGGCGCCCGACGCGCCGATGGTGGGGACGTCGGACGTCGGGTTGGCGACGGCGTGGGCGATGCCCGACAGCGCGGCGCAGAGCAGGTAGAACACCAGGTAGCGCCGGTGGCCCAGCCGCTCCTCAATGTTATCGCCGAAGACCCAGAGATAGAGCATGTTGCCCAGCACGTGCCCCCAGGACCCGTGCAGGAACGGCGAGGCGAAGAGCGTGACGAGGGGCCAGCCGCCCAAGGCCGCCCAGGCCGGGAGGCTCAGCAGTTCCGTCGGGCGCAGGGCGAAGGTCTCCACGAGCCACTCCCCCACAGCGGGACTCCCGACCTCGAGGAGGAAGATCCCGATGTTGGCGGCGAGCAGCGCCCAGTTGACCCACGGGCGGTTACGGACGCGCGGGCTGTCACGCAGTGGCAGGACCAATGCCAATTCCCCCCCGGAGTTTACCGCAGCGGCGACGCGGTGTAAATAGCATATCTCCCCGGCGTCCGAATCACTCTATGGGCAGTGCCAAACACGGGAGGTAGGCTCATGCGTCTTCGTCAGCTGATGACCACCAACGTACGCACCTGTCAGCCCGACACGCCCCTCGTGGAGGTGGCCCGGATCATGGACGAGGTCAACTGCGGCTTCGTGCCCGTGGTGGAGGGCGGCCGGCCTGTGGGGACGATCACAGACCGCGACATCGTCGTCCGCGCCGTGGCCATGGCGAAGGACATCCGCACCGTGAAGGCCCGCGAGTGCATGTCCAGCCCGGTCATCACTGCCACCCCGGACACGGATGCCCACGAGGCGGCCGACATCATGGCCGAGAAGCAGATCCGCCGGCTCTGCGTCGTCGAGGGCGGGCGGCTGGTGGGGGTCGTCGCCCTGGGCGACCTGGCCACGGAGCGGATCCACACCGACGAGGCCGGGGAGGCGCTCTCGGCCATCTCCGAACCCTCGCAGCCTGACGCCCACTAGCACCGGCAGCCTGTCCGCAGTCAACCCGCGATGAGGGGCGCCCTTCCGCCCGGGGCGCCCTGTTGCGTTATGTCACCCTGCTGGCCGGCAGGCCATACCATGGTCTGGGGTCAGGCGTGCCCCACAAGCGAAGCGGGGAGGCGTGCCTGAGATGGGCTTCTGGAGCAGCGAGTGCCACTGCAGGGACCATCGGCATCACAAGCGCCGCCACTGCGACTGCGACCACGACTGGGACAAGGGCTGCCACGGGCATCACGGGTTCGACTGCGGCTGCGACAGGAAGCACCACTTCGACTGTGGATGCGGCAAGCGGCACCGGTTCGACCACGACTTCGGCAGGAAGCACCGGTTTGACCACGACTTCGGCAGGAAGCACCGGTTTGACCACGACTTCGATAGGAAGCACCGGTTTGACCACGACTTCGACGATAGGCACCGCTTCGATCACGACTTCGACGATCAGGACCGGTTTGACTTCGACTTTGACAAGAAGCACCGGTTCGACCGCCACTTCGACGACAAGCATCGTTGCGGCTGCGACAAGAGGCACCACCACTTCGACAAGAAGCGCCACGACGACTTCGACTTCGACGGACGCCGGCACGACTGCCACTGCGACCACGATCGGCGCCGGCGGAAGTGCGGGTGCCACGATTTCGACGACCACGACTGCTGCCACGATTGCCGGCGATGCAAGCACCACTGCCGCTGCCCCGGGGACTGCGACTCACACCGCGACTGCAAGAAGTCGAACATTCACCCCGTCGTCGTGCACGGCCACAGCGACACCAAGCGGTTCATCTTCTTCTGACATGAACGGGGCGCCCGGAGGGGGCGCCCCGATGCTGTTCGTGCCGACCTACTCCTCCACCTTCTCCAGGTAGCTGCGCACCAGCTCCTCGAGGAGCTCGTCCCGCTCGATGCGCCGGATCAGGTTCCGCGCGCCCATGTGGCTGGTGATGTAGGTGGGATCCCCGGAGAGCAGGTACCCGACGATCTGGTCGATGGGGCTGTACCCCTTCTCCTTGAGCGCCGCGTATACCTTGCGCAGCACCTCCCCCGGGTTCCGGTCTTCCGGCCTGTTCCGCCAGTATACGGTCTTGTCGCTGATCTCTGGCATGGGAACACCGCCTTCCTCCAAGATGGACCCGTGCAGCAGGTCTGGGCTCCGGTACTGACGATATTCGCTCCGCGAAACCTGACTCCTCTTCCGCCCGCCGTAGTCTGCCTCCGCACGTGCGCGGGCTATTCCCAGCCGGCGGACTGCCCCTGGACGGCGGCCCCCCGCTCCCGCTCACGGGCGAAGAACTCCTCGCGGGTGATGCCCATGACGACGATGTCGTAGTAGCGGCTGCCCCGCCGCAGGGCCTGGCGCCGGACCCCCTCGTGGACGAAGCCGGCCTTCTCATAGCTGCGGATCGCCCTGCGGTTGAACTCGAAGACGTGCAGCTCCACCCGGTGCAGGTCCATGGGGCCGAAGGCCTCGCGGAGCACGAGGCGGAGGGCATCCGTCCCGTAGCCCCGGCCCCAGTGGTCTTTCTCGCCGATGTAGATCGTCAGCATCGCCGAGCGGTTCCGCTCGCTGATCCGCCAGAGCCGCACCAGGCCGATGAAGCGCCCCTGCTCGTTCACGATGGCCCACTCCGGCCGGGGGGCCAGGCTGTTCAGCCAGATGTTGACGGCCAGGAGCAAGGGGCCCGGGAAGAGCCCCGACTTGTCCTCGTACAGCAGGTGGCCCACCTCAGGGTCGGTCATGAACCGGTGCAGGGCGCCGGCATCCCCGGGGCGGAGGGGGCGGATTCCCGCCTTCTCGCCCCAGATCACGCCCGCCATGGTCCTTCCTCCTTCGCGCGGCTGCGTTACAGGCCCAGCTGCTCGCCCAGCAGGCGGGGAACCGCGTTCAGCGCCTCGCCCAGCCGCTCGGGGTTCTTGCCGCCGGCGGTGGCCATGTCAGGCCGGCCGCCGCCACCGCCGCCGCAGATCTGCGCAACCTCCTTGATCAGCTTGCCGGCGTGCACCCTGCCCGCAAGATCCTTGGTCACCGCGGCGACCAGGTTCACCTTGCCGTCGCCGGCCACGGCGCCGAGCACCACCACGCCGGAGCCGAGCTTGTCGCGGATCACATCGGTCATGTTCCGGAGGTCGTCCATGGTAGCCACCGGCGCGGTGCCGGCCACCACCTTGATACCGCCGACCTCCCTGGCCCGCTCCACCAGGCTGCCGGTCTCGCTGGCGGCCAGCTTGGCCCGCAGCTGCTCCAGCTCCTTCTCGAGCTCCTTCACGCGGCCCCTGAGCTGCTCCTGCGCCTCGGCGGCCCTCGCCTGCGCCTCCTCGAGGTGCCGGATCACCCCGGCGCCGGTCGCGGCCTCGATGCGGCGCACGCCGCCGCCGATGCCCGACTCGGAGATGACCTTGAAGTATTGAATCTGGCTGGTATTGCTGACGTGGCAGCCGCCGCAAAGTTCCCGGGACCAGCCATCGCCCACCGAAACCACCCGCACGACGTCGCCGTACTTCTCGCCGAAGAGCGCCATGGCGCCCAGGGCCTTCGCCTCGTCGATCGGCATCTCGGTCCAGGTGACCGGCTCGGCGGCCTCGATCTCGCCGTTGACCATCTCCTCGACCGCGGCGATCTGCTCCGGCGTCATGGGGCCGGTGTGGGCGAAGTCGAACCGGAGCCGGTCCGGGGCCACCAGCGAGCCCGCCTGGTGGACGTGGGTCCCCAGGACCGCACGCAGCGCCTTGTGCAGCAGGTGCGTGGCGGTGTGGTTCTTCTGGGTCGCCCGGCGCTTGCCCGCGTCGACCTGCGCCTCCACCCGCTGGCCCACCTCCAGGAAGCCCTGCTGCACCGTGCCGTAGTGCAGGTGGTGGCCGGAGGGCAGCTTGCGGCAGTCCTCCACCTCCACGGTGAGCCCCTCGGCGACGATGCAGCCGGTGTCGCCCACCTGGCCGCCGCCCTCGGCGTAGAACGGGGTCCGGTCCAGGACGATGACCACGGACGAGCCGGCGCCGGCCCCGGTGGGATTGCCCTCCTCATCGAAGACCGCCAGCACCCGGCCCTCGGCGCTGAGCTCGGTGTAGCCGACGAACGCCGTGGGGGCGACGGACTCCAGGTGGGCGGCGATGCGGGTCTGCGCCTCGGTGACATAGGAGACGTCCCGGGCGGCCCGTGCCCTGGCCTTCTGCTCGGCCATTGCGGCCTGGTAGCCCTGCTCGTCGACGGTGAAGCCGTGCTCCCGGGCCACGTCGCGCACGATGTCCAGCGGGAAGCCGTAGGTGTCGTAGAGGACGAAGGCGTCCTGGCCCGACACGGTGGACTTGCCGTCCTGCCGCATGTTGCGCAGGATCTCCTCCAGCCGGGCCATGCCCTGTTCGAGCGTGCGGAAGAAGCGCTCCTCCTCCCGTCGCAGCTCCTCCTGGATCGTGGGCAGCTCCGCCCGCACCTCGGGGTAGGCGTCGCCCATCACGTCGGCCACCGCACCGGCCACCTGCCAGATGAACGGCCCGGTGAAGCCCAGGTTGCGGCCGAAGCGCACCGCCCGGCGCAGGATGCGGCGCATCACGTAGCCGCGGCCCTCGTTGCTGAAGCGCACGCCGTCGGCGATCAGGAAGGTGCAGCAGCGGGCGTGGTCGGCGATCACGCGGAAGGGCACGGCCTCGGGCCCGTCGCCGTAGGTCCGGCCCGAGAGCTCGGCGATGCGGGCGAAGATGGGCTTCCAGAGGTCGATCTCCCAGTTGGACCAGACCCCCTGCATGATCGTGGCCATGCGCTCCAGGCCGAGGCCGGTGTCCACGCCGGTCCGCTCCAGCGGCACCAGGCCCTCGGCCGTCTGATTGTACTGCATGAAGACGTTGTTCCAGAACTCGCGCCAGCGGTCGCAGCCGCAGGTGTCGATGGCGCAGCCCTTGGGATGGTCGCAGGCGTGCTCGGGCCCCATGTCCCAGAAGATCTCGGAGCAGGGCCCGCAGGGGCCGGTGTCGCCCATGCGCCAGAAGTTGTCCTTCTCGCCCAGGCGCACGATGCGGTCGGCGGGCACGCCCACCTTGTTGTGCCAGACGTCGAAGGCCTCGTCGTCGTCCTTGTAGATGGAGACCCAGAGCCGCTCCTTCGGCAGGCCCAGCCACTCGGGGCTGGTGATGAACTCCCAGGCGTAGGCCAGGGCCTCCTCCTTGAAGTAGTCGCCGAAGCTGAAGTTGCCCATCATCTCGAAGAAGGTGTGGTGCCGGGCGGTGAAGCCGACCTCCTCGAGGTCGTTGTGCTTGCCGCCGGCCCGCACGCACTTCTGGGCGGTGACGGCCCGGGAGTAGTCGCGCTTCTCCAGGCCCAGGAAGGTGTCCTTGAACTGGTTCATCCCGGCGTTGGTGAAGAGCAGGGTCGGGTCATTGTGCGGCACCAGCGACGAGCTGGGCACGTGGGTATGGCCCTTGGACTTGAAGAACTCGATGAAGGCGGTGCGGATCTCGCTGCCCGTCATGTACTTGGGCATGGTGCAGGAAACCCCCTTTGGAAAATGAGAACCCCCGCCGCCGACGCGTGTGGCGCGTCAGGGGCGAGGGCTTGCAGCCTTCGCGGTACCACCCTGATTGACCTCCGGAGACCCGGCGGCCATCTCTCCCCAGTGATATCGGCATGGTGGCCGTCCCAGCCTGGGCGAGCCCGTCGCCTCGGTGGGCCCCTCGGGGGCGGCACCGGAATCCCGCCTGCGCAGGCGCCCTCTCAGCCGGCGTGGCGCCCTCTCTGGTGCGTGGCTGCTGGGACCCGGTCTCCCCGTCGTTGGGTTGGACTACCAGCGATTATACCGACGTGCATGGGAGCGTGTCAAGGCGACACCGTGCCGCAGATGGGCCGGCCCGCAGGCTCAGCGCCGCGGGAACAGGGGCTCGCCACGCCGGATGGCGGTCCCCGGCGGCAGACCGCCCCACGCGGTGGCGACCGACCACGGGGTCGACCTGGCCAGCGAGGGGTCGAGCCCCAGCTGCGCGTAGATGCGCTCCGGGGTCTCCACCAGGAAGGGAACAAGAGCCGCTGCGGCGATGCGCAGGCTCTCGGCCAGGCTGTAGAGCACGTCCGCCAGTTCGGCCGACCGGGCCGGATCCCTGGCGAGCGACCAGGGCGCCCGCTCATCCACATACTTGTTGGCCCGCCTGACCAGCTGCCAGAGCGCAGCCAGGGCATCCGCCAGCCGGCAGCCCTCCAGGGCGGCCTCAAGCGCCGCCAGCGCCTCCTCGGCCGCCAACCGCAGCACGCCGTCGGGGCTGACCGGAGCGGGAACCCGGCCGCCCGCGAACTTGTTGATCAACTGGGTGGTGCGGGACAGCAGGTTGCCGAGGTCGTTGGCCAGGTCGGTGTTGACCCGCCGGACCAGGGCCTCTTCGGACCATTCGGCGTCCCCGGCGTAGGGCAGCTCCCGCAGGAGGTAGTAGCGTACGGGGTCGACCCCGTATGCCGAGACCAGGGCGACCGGGTCGACCCCGTTGCCCCGCGACTTGGAGATCTTCTCCCCGTCGATGTGGAACCAGCCGTGCGCCCAGATCTGCCTGGGCGGCTCCAGGCCCAGCGCCGCCAGCAGCGCGGGCCAGTAGATGGCGTGGAAGCGGGCGATGTCCTTCCCCACCAGCTGACGGGCGGCGGGCCAGAAGCTGTGGAAGAGCCGGTCATCCTCGGCCGCGTACCCCAGAGCCGTCAGATAGTTCGCAAGGGCATCGAGCCAGACGTAGATGCGGTGCTCCGGGTCGAAGGGCACGGGGATCCCCCAGTCCACCGAGGTCCGCGAGACGGCGAAATCCTCCAGCCCCTCCCGGAGGAAGGTGAGCATCTCGTTCCGGCGGGAGTCGGGCGTCAGGAAACCGGGCTGCGCCAACAGCCGGCCCACCACGGGGGCATACCGCGTCAGCCGGAACTTGTACGCCGCCTCCTTCGCCCACTCCACCGGCCGGCCGCACTCGGGGCAGAGGCGGCCCTCGATCAGCTTGGACTCGGTCCAGAACGACTCCTCGTACTGGCAGTACCACCCCTCGTATTCGTCTTTGTAGATATCGCCCTGCTCGTACAGGCGGGTGAAGATGGCCTGCACCTGGGTGCGGTGGCGCTCCTCGCTGGTGCGGATGAAGTCGTCGTAGCTGATGCCGAGCCGGTCCAGGGCGAGGCGGTCGGCCGCCGCAATGCGGTCCACCCAGTCCTGCGGGTGAGCGCCGTGAGCCGCGGCCCGGCGCTGAATGTTGATGCCGTGCTCGTCAGTGCCGGTCAGGAACCAGACCTTGCAGCCCCTGGCCCGGTAGTAGCGAGCCAGCACGTCGGCAGCCACCGCCTCGTAGGCGTGGCCGATGTGCAGCAGGCCGTTGGCGTAGAAAATCGAAGTCGTCAGGTACACAGACTCAGACATATGGGGTACCTCCCTTTGGAATGACGCATCATGGGGTCGCTGTCCTGCTCGTGCGCACGCATGCCACCCTCAGACCCGGACATTCGCATGGTCGGCCCCCCTTTCTGCGGGAAGAATGCAGAAGACCCCGTCCCTGACCGCACAGCGCAGGGACGGGGTTTCGCTCCCCGTGGTACCACCCTGGTTCACCCCCTGCTCGCGCAGGAGGCCTCTGCGGGTACGCGGCCGGATGGGGCCGTTATACCCTGGTCCGCTAACGGGGACCGGCCGTCCCGGCCTACCGCCTGCCGCCGGGCCGGGCGGGGCATCGACCTGCGGTTCGGGGGCCATCTTCACGCCCGTCGCCCTCGCCGGCTTGCACCTGACCCGGCTCTCTGTCAGAGGCGCTCCGGGCGCTACTCCTCCCCGTCATCACCTTTGAACGTAACATTAGGGCAAGCGTGTGAAGTTGTCAACACCTGGAGGGCGGCCTCCAGCCTGGTCGTGTACTCCCCCTCGGGCATGCGGGCCAGCTGGGCGAGGGTGAACCCGCTGTCCAACAGGTGGCCCACAGCCCGGTAACCGGCCCAGTACCCCTCCCGCTCCAGCCCGGCCGGTCCCGTGCGCGTCGTGAAGGTCTGCAGGGCGTCTGCGCTGACCTCCTGCAGGCGGGCCAGAACCCCCTGGAAGATCTGCTTCTCCCTCTCCCGGCAGCGCTCGACCCACGCCGGGCCGTCCAGGGTGAGGTAGTGCCACTCCTCCCGCCCGGGCGCCACCGCCCTCGACGTCCATATGGCCATGCCTTCCTGCATGAGCAGCGTGGCGACCGACTTCAGCCAGCCGCCGGGGAACCCGGACAGCCGGTCGTGCAGGACGTGCGCAAACTCGTGCGGCAGGAAGACGGAGGCCTCTTCCTCGCTGAAGGACTCGATCGGGAAGTGAACGGCGGTGTGCTCCCCCATCGACGCGGCCCAGGCGTTGCGGTCCAGCATGCCCACGAAGGCCACGAACAGGATGGACAGGTCCTGGTCGAAGCCCAGCGCCTGTGCGGTGGCGTCCAGGGCCTGCTGGGGATCCGGCCTGAACCCTGCGGCACCCTGGCGGATGCGGTCCATCACCTCCGGGTACCGGTGCCAGTTCTGCTCCAGCAGACTGCGGGCCAGGGCCCTGCCTTCCTCGGTGGGCGGAACCGCAGCGATGTTGTAGTGCTCCAGCCAGAGCCGCCACCGGGTCTCAGGGTCGGCGCTCTCTGCCAGCTCGTAGAACTTGAGGAACCGCGGGGACAGGTCCACCATCCGCAGGGTTGCGGGCATACGCTCCCTCCTGTGCCCGGGCAGCTTCGCCGGGCGCTGATTACCTATGATGACGACGGCCCGGGAGGATGAGTTCGACGAATATTACCGCTTCAGGAGCACTTGCTATGCTTTCGGCGGTTGAGCGCAGGGCTCGCCTGCACGAAGCGACCCCCGCTCCCCTATTCCCGGCATCCAACGCCGCCTCGTCCGGCTGGCTGCAACTCGCCGTCGGAATTCTCCGTCCAACCAGCGAGGTGGTTGCATGCGCCGTTCTACCCTGACCTTGCTCACGGCGGTCGCCATGGCCGCTGCCGTCGGCTGCTCGTCCCCGCCTGCCGCATCGGAAGGAAACCCCGAGGTCCGGGAACTGCATGGCCGGGTAGCCGAGCTCACGGCTGCGGTGGAGGAACTCGAGTACCAGAACCGGGAGCTCGAGGCCCAGGTCGCCGAGCTGGACGCCCGGCGGAGGGAACTGGAGTCCCGGAACGCGGATCTGGCGAGACGGCTCTCCCCGGAGGACCGGGTCGTCGATCTCGTCAACCCGAACTTCCCGCCAGCGGTGGGCGGAGAGCCGGGCTGGGAGTACCACCGGACGCTGACCGCCGACCTGGACGGAGACGGTCAGGAGGAGCGGGTCTCGGTCACCACCAACGCCTTCTGGATGCCGGACGAGAGGGAGTTTGCCTGGGACGACGGCCACCCGTGGCACGTCTACGTGGAGGAGCCGGACGGCACTCGGACCTACCTCTTCTCCAACTGGGTACAGCTGGGGCAGCTGGAGGTGATCCTCGACCGGGAGGGCCCGGGGCTGTTCATCGTCTACAAGCGGGGCGGCGGCATGGTTGTCTACCGCGCAACATACGAGGGCCCCGGCCAGTTCCGGACGGTGCTGGCCTTCGAAATCCCGCTCAGCGACCAAGCCACATGGGCCAACCCGGAGATGTTCTCTAGAGACCCCGAGGTATGATCTGGAATCCTGGGCCGGACGGTACGGAGCCGGCATGCGCAGCCGTCTGCCCCCTGCGGACATCCCGTCTGCCCCTTGGATGAGGCGCCTTGGCGTAAGAAGGCGCCCCATTTCACTGTAACGAACCGCTCCTCACCGGTACTAAACTCATGGACGGAGGTGAGCGGCGGGGATGGCGGAGCGGCTGGAGGACCTGTACGCAGAACTGCATGCGCCGATCTTCCGCTTCCTGGCCGCCCTCACCGGCGATCCCGACGCAGCCGATGAGCTGACCCAGGAGACGTTCCTGCAGGCCATTCTGGCCCTCCCCCGCTTCCGCCGGGAGAGCAGCTCCACCACCTGGCTCTACGCGATCGCACGCAATGTAAATCGGAAACACATGGCAAAGGGACGCCGGCCGCGGCCCGACGAGCCGCCCACCACCCCAGCTGCGACGCCCGCCGAGGTCATCGAGGCGCGCGAGGAGCGCCACCGGCTGGCCCGGGCGCTGGCGACCCTGCCCGAGGCGTACCGGG encodes the following:
- the alaS gene encoding alanine--tRNA ligase produces the protein MTGSEIRTAFIEFFKSKGHTHVPSSSLVPHNDPTLLFTNAGMNQFKDTFLGLEKRDYSRAVTAQKCVRAGGKHNDLEEVGFTARHHTFFEMMGNFSFGDYFKEEALAYAWEFITSPEWLGLPKERLWVSIYKDDDEAFDVWHNKVGVPADRIVRLGEKDNFWRMGDTGPCGPCSEIFWDMGPEHACDHPKGCAIDTCGCDRWREFWNNVFMQYNQTAEGLVPLERTGVDTGLGLERMATIMQGVWSNWEIDLWKPIFARIAELSGRTYGDGPEAVPFRVIADHARCCTFLIADGVRFSNEGRGYVMRRILRRAVRFGRNLGFTGPFIWQVAGAVADVMGDAYPEVRAELPTIQEELRREEERFFRTLEQGMARLEEILRNMRQDGKSTVSGQDAFVLYDTYGFPLDIVRDVAREHGFTVDEQGYQAAMAEQKARARAARDVSYVTEAQTRIAAHLESVAPTAFVGYTELSAEGRVLAVFDEEGNPTGAGAGSSVVIVLDRTPFYAEGGGQVGDTGCIVAEGLTVEVEDCRKLPSGHHLHYGTVQQGFLEVGQRVEAQVDAGKRRATQKNHTATHLLHKALRAVLGTHVHQAGSLVAPDRLRFDFAHTGPMTPEQIAAVEEMVNGEIEAAEPVTWTEMPIDEAKALGAMALFGEKYGDVVRVVSVGDGWSRELCGGCHVSNTSQIQYFKVISESGIGGGVRRIEAATGAGVIRHLEEAQARAAEAQEQLRGRVKELEKELEQLRAKLAASETGSLVERAREVGGIKVVAGTAPVATMDDLRNMTDVIRDKLGSGVVVLGAVAGDGKVNLVAAVTKDLAGRVHAGKLIKEVAQICGGGGGGRPDMATAGGKNPERLGEALNAVPRLLGEQLGL
- the metG gene encoding methionine--tRNA ligase, which gives rise to MSESVYLTTSIFYANGLLHIGHAYEAVAADVLARYYRARGCKVWFLTGTDEHGINIQRRAAAHGAHPQDWVDRIAAADRLALDRLGISYDDFIRTSEERHRTQVQAIFTRLYEQGDIYKDEYEGWYCQYEESFWTESKLIEGRLCPECGRPVEWAKEAAYKFRLTRYAPVVGRLLAQPGFLTPDSRRNEMLTFLREGLEDFAVSRTSVDWGIPVPFDPEHRIYVWLDALANYLTALGYAAEDDRLFHSFWPAARQLVGKDIARFHAIYWPALLAALGLEPPRQIWAHGWFHIDGEKISKSRGNGVDPVALVSAYGVDPVRYYLLRELPYAGDAEWSEEALVRRVNTDLANDLGNLLSRTTQLINKFAGGRVPAPVSPDGVLRLAAEEALAALEAALEGCRLADALAALWQLVRRANKYVDERAPWSLARDPARSAELADVLYSLAESLRIAAAALVPFLVETPERIYAQLGLDPSLARSTPWSVATAWGGLPPGTAIRRGEPLFPRR
- a CDS encoding GNAT family N-acetyltransferase; the protein is MAGVIWGEKAGIRPLRPGDAGALHRFMTDPEVGHLLYEDKSGLFPGPLLLAVNIWLNSLAPRPEWAIVNEQGRFIGLVRLWRISERNRSAMLTIYIGEKDHWGRGYGTDALRLVLREAFGPMDLHRVELHVFEFNRRAIRSYEKAGFVHEGVRRQALRRGSRYYDIVVMGITREEFFARERERGAAVQGQSAGWE
- a CDS encoding RNA polymerase sigma factor; translated protein: MAERLEDLYAELHAPIFRFLAALTGDPDAADELTQETFLQAILALPRFRRESSSTTWLYAIARNVNRKHMAKGRRPRPDEPPTTPAATPAEVIEAREERHRLARALATLPEAYREALVLREYQGLSYAQVGQVLGRSETWARVTCFRARQMLREAYLQLEGGQSRWK